One bacterium genomic window carries:
- a CDS encoding 4Fe-4S binding protein — MADDTFMGVKREKIDWAPTIDYSKCDFCMECDKFCPHHVFERRDGDLKLVVANPHNCVVFCRACAKTCGPDAISFPSKPETIAEIKRIREEEGEQ, encoded by the coding sequence ATGGCTGACGACACCTTCATGGGCGTAAAGCGAGAGAAGATCGACTGGGCTCCAACCATCGATTACTCCAAATGCGATTTCTGCATGGAGTGCGATAAGTTCTGTCCGCATCATGTTTTCGAGCGGCGAGATGGCGACCTAAAGCTGGTTGTAGCAAATCCGCACAACTGTGTGGTATTCTGCCGGGCATGTGCGAAAACGTGTGGGCCGGACGCCATATCTTTTCCAAGTAAACCGGAGACAATCGCGGAGATCAAGAGAATCCGCGAGGAAGAAGGCGAGCAATGA
- a CDS encoding thioredoxin family protein, whose amino-acid sequence MKKIQILGIGCAKCKTLYENTKKVVEEAGVEAEIEKVEDIKEIMKFNVLMTPGLVIDGEVKAAGRVISPEDIRKLLVS is encoded by the coding sequence ATGAAGAAAATCCAAATATTGGGCATTGGCTGCGCCAAGTGCAAGACTCTTTATGAGAACACCAAGAAAGTGGTCGAAGAAGCTGGAGTGGAAGCCGAGATCGAAAAGGTCGAGGACATCAAGGAAATCATGAAGTTCAACGTGCTTATGACCCCTGGCCTCGTGATCGATGGAGAAGTCAAGGCCGCTGGAAGAGTCATCTCCCCCGAAGACATCAGAAAGCTCTTGGTTAGCTAG